CCGAGCGGACGGATCGTCTCGCGCTCGTCGGCGCCGAGGGCAACCCCGCGTGCCGGTGCGCCGGCTTCCAGCGCAGCGGCGATGCGGCCCAGCACCTCGTCTTCTGCCTGGGCTTCCTTGCTGGTGCGAGCCTGCTTCTTGAGCCGTTCCCGCCGCTTCTCCACCTGGGTCAGGTCAGCGAGAGCCAGTTCCAGATTGATGATCTCGGCGTCCTGGGCGGGATCCACCTGACCAGCCACGTGGATCACGTCGTCGTCCTCAAAGCAGCGCACCACGTGCACGATCGCGTCCACCTCGCGGATGTTGGCGAGGAACTTGTTGCCGAGCCCTTCGCCCTGGCTGGCGCCCTTCACCAGGCCGGCGATGTCGACGAACTCCACCCGGGTTGGCACGATCTCGCGGGAACTGGAAACGTCTGAGAGCATTTTCAGGCGCCCGTCGGGCACCGCCACGGAGCCCACGTTCGGCTCGATCGTGCAGAACGGAAAGTTGGCGGCCTGGGCCTGGGCGTTGGCCACCAGGGCATTGAAGAGGGTGGATTTGCCCACGTTGGGCAGCCCCACGATTCCGGCTTTAAGCATGGGGCTAAATCTAAACGGCGCCCCCCGGGCCTCCCATGGCCACGTTTTTCGCCGCGACCATCAAGACTGGTTACAGCGACCGCTGACCGTCATTCCCCGCTCCGACCTTCGCCCTGCGCCGGTGCTGACACCGCCCCAGGAACAACCGGTCCCGGCCGCCCCTCGCCGGCCCGGTCCCAAAAAGCGGCGCTGGCCTCTCTGGGCAGGGGTGGCCGCGGCAGTGCTCGTGATCGGCGGTGTGGCCCTCTGGCAGCGCCAGCGCAGCACCACCCAGCAGCAGCAGTCGCTGGCCGCCTATGTGGTGAAGGCCGAGCGCGGCAGCCTGCCGGGCATCGTCACCTCCAGCGGGGAGCTGGAAGCGGCCCGCAGCGTCAACGTCAGCCCCAAGCGGGGCGGCGTGCTCGCCGACCTGTTCGTGGATGAGGGCGATCTCGTGCAGGCCGGCCAGCCGATCGCTCTGATGGACAGCGGTGACCTTCGCGATCGGGAGAATGAACTGCTGGCCCAAGAGCGGCAGGCGGCCGCCGAGTACGCCCGCAGCCGCTCGGAGTTCGAACGTCGCCAGAAGCTGTATCAGCAGGGCGCGATCAGTCAGGACGACATCGTCAGCTTTCGCACCCGCATGCTCACCAGCAAGGCGGCCCTTGATGCAGCCCGGCAGCGCAACGCTCAGCGGGACGTTGAACGCGGCGAGCTCACGATCCGCGCCCCCTTCAATGGCGTGATCACCCAGCGGTTCGCCGACCCCGGAGCCTTCGTCACCCCCACCACCTCCGCCTCCGCTAACGCGGGCGCGTCCAGTTCATCGGTGGTGGAGCTCGCCCGCGGCCTGGAGGCGGTGGCCAAGGTGCCGGAAAGCGACATCG
Above is a window of Synechococcus sp. MW101C3 DNA encoding:
- the ychF gene encoding redox-regulated ATPase YchF; amino-acid sequence: MLKAGIVGLPNVGKSTLFNALVANAQAQAANFPFCTIEPNVGSVAVPDGRLKMLSDVSSSREIVPTRVEFVDIAGLVKGASQGEGLGNKFLANIREVDAIVHVVRCFEDDDVIHVAGQVDPAQDAEIINLELALADLTQVEKRRERLKKQARTSKEAQAEDEVLGRIAAALEAGAPARGVALGADERETIRPLGLLTLKPIIYATNVSEDDLAAGNGHSEAVVALAQREGAEVVRISAQVEAELVELGEAERADYLDGLGVSEGGLQSLIRATYQLLGLRTYFTTGEKETRAWTITAGMTAPQAAGVIHTDFERGFIRAQTVAYAQLIEAGSLSEARNRGWLRSEGKEYVVAEGDVMEFLFNV
- a CDS encoding efflux RND transporter periplasmic adaptor subunit, with protein sequence MAAAVLVIGGVALWQRQRSTTQQQQSLAAYVVKAERGSLPGIVTSSGELEAARSVNVSPKRGGVLADLFVDEGDLVQAGQPIALMDSGDLRDRENELLAQERQAAAEYARSRSEFERRQKLYQQGAISQDDIVSFRTRMLTSKAALDAARQRNAQRDVERGELTIRAPFNGVITQRFADPGAFVTPTTSASANAGASSSSVVELARGLEAVAKVPESDIGRIRLGQIATVRVDAFPDRRFTARVRQIAPRAVKINNVTSFDVKLLFTDPHSELRIGMTADIDFKTGTLPAQTLVPTVAVVTEEGRPGVLLVGKNNQPTFQPVTLGSSSGRNTQILSGLKPGTQVFIDLPPWAKKRPGS